Genomic segment of Salvia hispanica cultivar TCC Black 2014 chromosome 2, UniMelb_Shisp_WGS_1.0, whole genome shotgun sequence:
ATCCAcgatataaatatgtaaacatATCAGAAATGGaggagtagtaatatttttgccTAGTTTTGAAACGCGGGAGACAACGTTTAAATCATCTAAATTAGTTGGGTTTGCTGTATAATCATAGAACGAGTTCTTAGATTAAAAAGACTGTAATTCCAAAAATACCCCCACGAGCACCCCACATCATCAagtagataaaattaaaactatttctttcacttaatttcaattttctctctcatcaaatccattctttttcttcttttccacTGATGGAGAACCAGAGCCAGAACTCCGGGCGGCGCCTCCGCGAGCAATCAGCCTCGCCGTCCTCGCGACGTAGCCTGAAGAGGAAGCTCGAAGAGGAGTACGGTGAAGATCGTGTAAGTGTCGGCGGTGAAGATCGTGCAAGTGTCGGTGGCGAATCGCCCGCAGCTTCGCAACAAGATCTCATCCGAGATATAAAAGCGCAAGTTGAGATCCTTGATGCTGTTTTCTCAGCCGCCGAGGAGGATCGCGCGTCTGCCAAACACGCCATCCATGTCCTGTCGGAGCTCGCGAAGAACGGTactggaaatgaaaaaaacaattagTAAAAGCTTGCTTATCTTTCTTATTCTAATTTGTATAATTAGCTTTTTTGTGCGATATGGTGTTTTAATTGAGTGTGCATGTGCTGGATTTTGAGCTTAGGGCTTAGATCTGTGGTGAAATGATCCGTGTGGTGGTTGTAGGTGATAGAGATGAGTGgagattatatttatgttccGTTTATTGAGATAATCATTCGACGAAGTTTGCTTGGGCGCGTCTCAGTTTTGTCCTTTTGCATTTCTAGGGTGCCTGTGCtggattttgagtttaatTCTATGATCCGTGATGTAATTATGTGTGCTTGGTTGCAGAGGATATGGTGAATTTGATAGTTGACTGTGCGGCGGTTCCTGTATTGGTAAAGCATCTTCAGGCTCCGCCTCCTCTGGGGAGGGACGGGGAAGGTGGTTTGAGCTCATATGAGCATGAAGTGGAGAAAGGAAGTGCGTTCACTCTGGGACTCCTAGCCATTAAAGTAAACTCCAGCACTGCATAGCTCTGAGTCTATATGTTTTGTTTGGTTATTTTCCTCTCTGAATCAAGCAACTTTAATTGCTGTCTAAGTTGTCGTTTGCCAATTGCTTATGAATTTAGTCTTGATATAAAGACATTTGGCTGAAATTGGGACATTCCTTATTAGGTAATATGCCAAAGATATTGATTACTTTGATTCAATGAGTTTGATGATTTCACTTTTCTGTATTAAGtgaattagtttaatttcttttatggcaaaatatCCTGTCCTTATTTCTGCATTTAAAAGGATAGTAGCTCCCCAACAAATGACAAATGATCATGGTGCTAACCTGATAGGTGCCTGCAAGTGAATGATCCATAGAGGAATGCTCGACTGTTTAAGGAATGAACTGGCCTTTTGCTATTTCAgcttttttctgtttttggcTTATTTTCTGAAGTGATGCGCACGATCATGACAAATCATTGTTAGCTTGTTAACTATTGAATTTGGTGATGTTAGCGCCATGCTTCTGATATCTGCAACACGCTATACGTTCATTTGCATAGAAGTAGGTTTGTGTATAACTTTCAGAAAACAGTAGTATAAAAAAGTGTATGGAATAAATATTGGAAATTTATTACTTAAGCAAATAAGTGTTGTAAACTTTCATTTCATTGAGAAGACAGCTTATTGATAAGAGTAGACAGTGAGTATAGAAATGGTTATGGAATGGCTTGGGAAACTAATGTTGGGATTTTAACAGAAGGTTTGTTCTCCTGATATGGGAAAGTTTTTCGTAATTGTGTTTCATGGAAGGATGACAGAATCAGAAAGATCTCGTGgcatttatttatcattagATGAATCCAATCTTCATGACATATACTAacttatactaataatttgtcaATCTATCCCTTCTGTTTGACAGCCAGAGCATCAGCAACTAATTGTTGATGCGGGGGCCCTACCCCATCTCGTGGATCTCTTGAAGAGGCATAATGATAGTCCGAACTCTCGGGTGGTAAGTGGTGTCATCAGGAGAGCGGCTGATGCAATTACTAACCTTGCTCACGAGAATAGCAGCATTAAAATACGCGTTAGGTTGGTACTCTTGTGGGCTTTGTGgtggagtataaaaatttCTGTCTTCTAAAATCTGAAATCATGATTTCAGGATTGAAGGTGGTATCCCTCCTCTTGTTGAAATGCTTGAGTTTTCTGACTCGAAGGTGCAGAGAGCAGCCGCAGGAGCTCTTCGTACTCTTGCCTTTAAGAATGACGAGAACAAGAATCAGGTATttgtcttcttctttctttccctCTCTCAATTCATGCGCTATGAAGTCTTTACTAGTTGTTTGCTAATTTTAGATTGTGGAATGCAATGCTCTACCTACACTTATTCTAATGTTGCGGTCCGAGGACACTGCTATACATTATGAAGCGGTTCGCTCCTATCTTATGTTTCAGTTATATGgttatatttaaaagtaagTATCATGTGTACTCATGCTTATAGTCACTGCAAATTGTCAGGTTGGTGTTATTGGTAATCTGGTCCACTCGTCACCAAATATTAAGAAGGAAGTTCTTGTTGCTGGAGCTTTGCAGCCTGTTATCGGTTTACTTCGGTATGACCAAATGAATTTTAGAAATGCTGTTATCAACTCAATACTTATTTGCAGAAGCCTTTTTGTCTTCTCGTAACTTTATTTGTTAACTTTACTATGAGAATCAAAAAGCTACATAACATCAGGTATTTTCTaagtggaaaaataaatcatgagTGGAAATTGCATCATCATGTTTAGATGTGCTCATAGATGTTCATCCCTGACAAACACTCTCATTATGCCCCCCTCCTTTGTGAAGGGAATACTAGACATTTACCAAATTGAGTGTCGTTTCTGCTTcggtttttctttcttcagaaacattttcccatttgagttcaattttttaaaaaaagagattttttttttttggggggggggggggttagatataactaaaatatcaaGTGTTCTTTTTTGGTTGGTAGTTGGTATTTGACTTGTTATAGCTCTTCCTTGTGTGAATTTATTAGTTAGCTAAACAGATTTGAGCCCTGGATGGATTTATAAGATGCTATTGGGTTATAAGAGGTATTTAGACCAGGTAAATACACTAAAGGAATGTAATGGCTATTGAATATGGTTCTCATATAAGAACTTAGCCACTTTGTGGAATACACTGTTCCAAAATTGATTGTTGCATACTTGCATTACCgctttgtgttttttttttttattattaatttattattgtcattgttatttttattgttgtttttgttgGTGTTGTTGTTGCTATTATTATGAGGGacgaaatataatttttacataGATGTGGTGTAATCAATCAATTTGGCTGATTCCTTTGGCTAAACATGCTGGAGTAACTCTgcctatttcttttttgaaatcCGGTTTTTGTTAGATGTCTGTGCTCCTACTATATTCTGCATGGTTTATGCTAATTATTTTGTCCAGTTCTGATCTAGTATATATGTACAAGGTCTccataaagtagaaaatggatttaattttttgaacttTTGATTTGGTTGACATCCATGAATAACAGCTCCTGCTGTTCAGAGAGTCAAAGAGAAGCTGCTCTCCTTCTTGGGCAATTTGCTGCAACAGATTCAGACTGTAAGGTTGACAGATAACTTATCTTTCCGTTTCACCTGtaactttatttatgaaatttcacaaaaaatctTTCTCTATAGTATAGTCCCTAATTTATGTATTGCTAAAAAAATCCGGTGTGATACCTCTGCAGGTCCACATTGTTCAAAGAGGTGCTGTTCCTCCACTTATAGAGATGCTCCAGTCACCAGATGCTCAATTGAGGGAAATGTCAGCATTTGCCCTAGGGAGGTTAGCTCAGGTAACGTTTTTCTTACACCACCAACACTAGCCTAAAGAcaatctttatatatataggggggttgtgatcaaataataattaatttccaGTACAGAACgcataactttcaattttgtatttaaaattatcaacacaaagacataactTTATAAACATAACATGTAAATttgaatatcaacacaatgtagATGATAAAGTtatgattttgtgttgataatttcaATATACGGACTTGAAATAGTTATGCATTCTGTATTGgaattagttataattataatgcaaccctatatatgtgtatgtgtgtgtgtgtgtagggAGGGGTTGTTCTGCAAAGCACTCTTAGGCTATAAACTAGGACCCATTTTCAACCCTTAGACCATGAAGATCTATGGTGGATTCATCTCCTTGTTGAATTACTTCATGATCCTAGGttcaaatatcaaagttaacaaagttttttatgtttgaattcataaaattttccaGTGATTTCATACATGCTCAATTCATGGCTCGTAGTTATCTTTTAAaagtagtttttattttagccgccctatgtatatatgtatgtatgtatgtgtgtgtgtgtgtggtgcAATGTAAATTATTTGTGTCTTTGGTGCTTAACATTAATTGTTCCTCTTGCAGGATCCTCATAATCAAGCTGGTATTGCCCACAGCGGTGGAATAATGCCGTTACTGAAGCTTCTTGAATCAAAAAATGGATCTTTGCAGCATAATGCTGCATTTGCTCTTTATGGGCTTGCAGATAATGAGGTATAGCAAAATCACTGAGTTATCTAGTGGTTGTGCTCGTAAAGCTTTGGCCTTTTTTATAAGTTCATTCTTATTTGGTAACATAATCACATTGTTTCTTACTCTTATGTTTGGCATTCTTGTTGTTGTAGGATAATGTTGCAGATCTTATTAGGGTGGGGGGTGTTCAGAAACTTCAAGATGGTGAATTTATTGTCCAAGTACAATCCTATGCCTGACTGAAATTTCTGTTATGGAATATTTGTAATTGGGTTGGACAAATGTTACTTTTTTTCAATCAGAGATATATGTCCGGTTTGTTAATTCTGCAGCCTACTAGAGATTGTGTAGCCAAGACACTAAAAAGACTTGAAGAGAAGATTCATGGGCGGGTAAGCTACTTTTAGTTGTTTGTAGGATGTGAGAAAACTGATTCCTCTAATGCTTCACTCAAAAGACTAGATTTCATCAGCATTGAGTTTAAAGAAGCAGATGATGGTAGTATGCAGAATATTTAAGCATGACACTCAAAAGACTAGATTTCATCAGCATTGAGTTTGAAGAAGCAGATGATGGTAGTATGCAGAATATTTAAGCatgaataatttgaaaatgtttATGTGCTTTAGGTAGAATGACACACTGCACACTTTTAGTTCTTGATGTGGCCTGCTCTAGGTGCCATTTTAATATGGATATGCAACTTGGttaatagttttttttgtaCAGGTATTAAGTCATTTAACATACTTGATGCGTGCGGGAGAAAGAAATGTTCAGAGACGCGTGGCTTTGGCTCTTGCTCATCTTTGTTCTTCAGATGACCAAAGAACCATTTTCATTGATAACAATGGTACCTGATTTTCGAAACTACTTTATAAAGTTAGTTTAACATCTACCTAAATCAAGATTTTCTGCAGCGACATGGCAGATAATCTTGACGACAGCTTTCACTTTCCTGCCTCACTCTTGTGTATTTGTAGGACTTGCTTTGCTTTTGGAACTTCTGGAATCAACTAACTCAAAGCATCAAAGAGATAGTTCTATGGCATTATGCAGGTTGGCTAATAAAGCAAACTCACTTTCTCCAGTCGATGCTGCTCCTCCTTCCCCAATACCTCAGGTGACTGTTATTTGTGTTATTGCTGTTGTATCAGTCAATCAACTGATAAATTGTCATCAAACAATTATTTTGAACTAAACAAGAAAAGGCGTTTATAAGGATTCAGTTTTGGCTTCTGGGGGTTCGAAAGTGTGGGTATTTTCTGTGTAATCATTTGGCCACAGAGTAGGAAATTAAGTGGAAAAACAGAATTCAATTACTTTTCTTTTGAAGTCACAGATGCACTGAATGTGTGAGTAGTATTGTTTGCGCGTACTAAATATGGAATATTACTGCAGGTATATCTGGGTGAACAGTATGTAAATAATCCCACACTATCTGATGTAACATTTCTGGTTGAAGGTAGTGATTTTTGTCAGATCTtgaaatttccataaatatgTATCGCTGCTAATATTCTCCTTTCCATTTTGGATTACCAGGAAGACGGTTCTATGCACACAGAATTTGTTTGCTTGCTTCTTCCGATGCATTTCGAGCTATGTTTGATGGTGGCTATCGGGTGAGCATGCTATTTGATTCctgttactatttttttctgtgTGCTTGGTTGCTCCCCTTTATGGCCTCACTCTCCATGATGGAAGAAGAGACTTTTGTGCTGGACACTACGTTTAAGGTCTTTCATAACTGCTATTTCGCCCTGCTTAGTAGTGCACATATCTTATTGTAGAGGAGTATGATTCCCTTTTGTGATAGCTGTTATACGATTGTACTAGTAAATTGAGCTGTTTACAGCCACTGTTTAGTGTTTATTGTTTACCCATCAATTAGGAAACCTCACTGAAATTAGAATCTCCACTTCCATTAGATCTCCACCTATTGAACTTCATTTATGTGTCTATCTCTTTCATCTCTGTTTGCCCATAGCCCTTAAGCATCTATTTGAAACAAACTTCAAATGCAAAGCTGTGCTCAGGCCTCGGTGTAAATATTATGGACATGTGAGACTGAATAGCAGGTAAGTCCTTGTCCAGTTGGTTTGTTAATACTCTAAAAACTTGACATAATGTTGCAGGAGAGGGATGCCAAAGACATAGAGATCCCAAATATCAGATGGGATGTCTTTGAGTTGATGATGAGGTAAATACTTTGGGTTGTACCCTGACAAAGTCCGGTCATTGTAAGTTATGAATCAATTATATCATTCTATAGATAGATCCTGAAACTGGTCTGTTATTGGATTTAGATACATATACACGGGCTCTGTAGACGTCAACTTAGAAATAGCACAGGAACTTCTACGGGCGGCTGATCAGTATTTATTGGAGGGTCTAAAGCGTCTGTGCGAATATGCCATTGCACAGGTAAGTTCGCATGAGAAATTTACTGATTTTAAATGGATTTTCTTCAGTTTGTGATGATATCTCATTTGCctccctctctttctctctctaggaCATTTCAGTTGAAAATGTATCCCTCATGTTTGAGTTGTCAGACGCATTCAACGCCTTATCTTTAAGACATGCTTGCATTCTATACATTCTGGATAACTACGACAAATTGTCTGTGATGCCCTGGTATGTTTGGCCTTCAACCTCTGGTTCATTGGTTACTATTTTCTCTGTGCTTTACCTTATCTGTGAATGAACGAACGCAGGTACTCCCAGCTGATCCCTCGCATTCTGCCAGAGACGAGAAGTTACTTTGTGAGAGTGATGACCAGACCTAACCATGCTGAATTAAGACGATGAGTTTTGTGGTAGCAATTTTTGAGACTGATCATTGACCCATTAACGACGGTGAGAATGAATGTACagaaaaaatttgattaattactCATTTGAGTAGTTGTGGAGTCTCCATTTGTTGTCTTGGTGTGAAAGCACCGTTAATGGAAACGCCATATAATTATGGTTTATTTTGTGTTCAACTTCTTCTGGAACTTGAATCTCGCACAATTTTCTTGTAGTACTTTGTGGtgcttcaaaaaaaaaattcaaaaatgaagaGGAATTAACGAGGACAACCTGTAGAGATAGGTGAGCATAAAGTATTTCGTAATATGGTGTGCACACATAATGGAATGCAGTTACAGAGGTAGTCTTTATTCCCAAACAAAAACATGGCAAATGGGTAGggtaaaaatggaaagaaggAAACTAGTCGTGTTCGTATACTCTCTGAGGCGTGGACCTGGCAGTGGCTTTAACGAGCTCATAGTACATCGGAATCTGCCAGAAGGCGTAGAGTGCCACCGGAAAAAGCGTTGCAGCATAGAGCGAGAAGGCCGTGTATTTGAAGGTGTCCTTTATCACGAAAAAATGTGCTGCGCAGAACGATACCAGCACTGCCGCTATTGATACTAGCAGCGACGTCAACTCTACCAGCAGCTTTGCCGGCAGATTCGTCCCATAATCTTTCTCTCGATGCCTGCCAAGAAAAAAActgaataaaaatatgaaaaagaaataataagtAGGACAATTTGTATACCTTGAGGTGAAGAAAGCCATGAACATGACAACCGAGGCTATGGAGAAGCAGAGCGCAACCAGTGAAGCAATGGCGAAAACATTGAATGCGGGCTGTTTCTTAAGCACGGGTGTGCCATTGGACTCGATGCCTCCGGGCACAGTGCTGGAGGCAGTGAAGGCCACAGTGGCGATGAGCACAGCCACGACGGAGCACGACTCAGACGTCTTGTACAGCCACTCGCTAGCTTCCTTGGCCAGCTCTTTGTGGTTTTCGGTGAACATTTCCCAGGGTGTTTCCCCCTCTTGGTTGCATGGCACAAAGAATTTCGCAGGCATTGATTTCTCCACAAACTGCAACAgattattcaatttcatataatttcacaTTATATTACTGGCTAAGTTCATTTGCAAGATGGGCTTAATTACCTCATACCACTTGACCTCCCACTGCATCTGCAAGGCGGGGCCCGGGATGAGCCAGTTCCTCCGGTTAGCGAGCATGGCGGCGAGATGCAGGGCGCTATTACCGTCGTTGTCCGTCTTGTAGAAAATGGTTTGAgttagtattttttgtttgagtaAGAAGTTGTAGATATGTGGTTGCCTAGATTCCACAGCCAGCAAAACTATGTTCTTCCCATCAACGTTCTCGTTGTGAACGGCCAAAGGGTATTTCCCAAGTATGTATTTCACCATTTCTATTATCCCATGCTTCGTTGCAAAGAGCAGAGGGGTTTCCTTTTTAGGGTTTTGCTTCAATGTCTTATTTCCTTTCTTATCCTCATTGTCTCGAATAGTTATTCCGAAATTTCCATTTGTTTTTTCCACCATTATTGTCACTTCTTGCTGCGATGCAGCTGAAAATGACATCTCCTCTCTTCCGTTTCTTTTCTTGTCATCTCCATCTGCGTACGATATTATGTATAGCTAATAAGTAGTTACGGCCGgatacataaaaaatgataaaactgttAAATAAATCACGAAAGATGGTCAAATCCTAGTCATCCTTCCCTTTTCTGAGGAATTGCATGCTGATTTGTCAACCACTTTAAAACACTCAGAAGAGATTGGGCAAACCGACATtagctaattaaatttaaaacgtCGTTTTGTCAATGTGTTTTAAACCGATTGCCACATCAACGTGTAATTCACCGCTAGAGGGAAGGATGAGATAATTGATCAGATCTCAAACTtcgtgatttatttttcagacTTTGAAAAGTGTGGGGCAGATTAGAATTCGACCATCTTTCgtgatttatttgataatttgtccattgaaaaaatagagacaGACACCAAAAGTGTGGAGAGATCCCACGTATAGGAAAATTACTAGTACAAGATTCCTACTTAATGAGAGTTAGATCGATGAATATGGTTAATTTACCTTTTTGGACAATGTTGGACTTTTGATGCTCAAGATCTTGCAATTTGACTTCACTAATATCaaacactccaccatctccatctctcttGATCGATGGAGGAGGCGATCTCACTTCTATTTCGAAATCGTAAGAAGACATTCTGTTAACCAATTCTTTCATGATCTGGACCGTCCATTTATGCTGTCTCTTTTCCTCTATAACCATTCGTATTTGGTTGTTCATCCCTAACCATCAATACAacattaaatgaaaatacGAGGCGATATTAATGTTTAATGCTTTCTTTGGCTATTTTATGGGTTGATTTGGATTAAAATGGGGGTTACCTAAGGTTAAGCATGTTacaaatttgtgaaatataagTGATAGACATTCGCCAATGGGTGCGCAGAAGGAGACGTAGTCGGAGTCCAAGCCTGGATACATAGTAGTATGAccattaattttcaaatgaatGGATATTCTCCCAGTGaagaatgaaattaataaaaacttaattaattgaagtaGTTCACCTCCTTTACTATCAAATTCCAGGGGTGGTCGTTGGCGATCATTGTTTGGATTCTCTGTATCCTTTTCTTGGCTCGAATCtgtaaaagaaatgaaaatactccatattggATTATCCATTCCTATAATTAACATGATATATCTAGCTGAAAAATGTGTTTAATACTTACAGAGCCATGAACGAATGTGGGCGCAAAAGGTCAGAGGTTGCTGTAGATCGTCTTCGTCCTTATGAAACTGAAGCTTTCTAATGTATAAACCTTTGAAATATAAGTAGATTTGGTTGTGTTGTGGTCAGATATgacaaatatatgaaaatagatTTTGATAGTTATGAAACTTACAGTGATAGACAATAGTTCGAAGAATTCCCATGCGGGTCCCACTTTTAAAGGCGGATGGCTTGGTAGCCAGAAGATGAAGCGGAGTGATTCCATTTGCATCGTTCCGGTTTAGCTTCGGATACATATGGATTATTTGAAATGCCAATTCTGCCATTCAcaaattattagtagtagtagtagcagTAGTACAAAGACTTATTTTGGTTTATGAAAAAGATGACCGGAATGCCCTCCGGAAATGGCGGAGTGGAGGATGGTCCTGCCGTCGTCCTTGCCGCAAAAGCCCAAGCCAAGGCCGTGCCGCCTCATGATTGTGTGCATGCAGAGGAAGGCGTGTTTGCGGCCGTGGGCGACGGCGAGGAAGATAGGCGTCTCGCCGTGTTTGTTGCGTTCACCGATGAGGTGGGGGCGCGCGCTGGCGATCCAGCGGCACACCCTGGCGTTGCCGAGGTAGGCGGCCACGTGGAGGGGCGTGTTACCGTGATCGTTGGCCATGCGGAGGGCGTCTTTGGTGGCGAACTCGAGGAGGCGTCTGACGGTGAGGGAGTGGTAGTCGGAGTCGGAGATGGCCATGTGGAGGACGGTGTCGCCGGAGCGGGTGATCTTGGCAGTGGGAGCTTGGTTGTTAAGTTTGTAGGTATGGAGCACCTGCCACCAGTCGCGTCTCATGGCATAGTGCAGCAGCTCCTTCTTCACCTTCTCCAACTCATCATCTTGTTGCCTGGAGTACTCCATTGCTGgcctcatctctctctctctctctcaatgcTTATTTGCTTATACTAATAGATAttgattgtttttaatttggtgGTGGCATGGAGATGGAGTCTCAGTTTATATACATGTGCTTTCTCAGTCTCCGAAATCAGAATATATGGTCTGGCCCATATGTATCATTTTACACCTATCTAATATTCTATcttgtactactattaatcACTCAAACACGCCATTCAGTAAAGTACTGATGTGTATGTTACATTATATAGCAGTCGCtgtataaatattctttttcacttgatttatagtataattatatttagtgTAACATGacattagtagtagtatatcttTTGTCGCGGCAACAAATAAAGATTCAAATGGAATTAGGAggcatataaattaaagaggaaaAGATCTATCAACAGAAGAACTTGAGTACGAGAAGTGCTCGGGAAGAATAGGCGGTCCAAGTGATGATGCGACTAAGACCAAAAGCCTTCTTCTGCTGGGTCAAAAGGTCGCATCTTCCATCCTAGACACGGGAATGGTGCCACAAATGCGACAATCCAATGACAACGGATTGTTCGAGTAGGACGCGGAGCATTGCCGATTTGTGGCCATGCTCGACCCCAAATTGGGACACTCGCTGTATTtctaatttcaattatgtgctatttagtttttattactatgtatatttaataaaatgttagtatttgccctttatttataaaataatttaattggaaGTTACgaataaataataagaaatGTGAAGTAGATGAATAGTATAGAACTAAAAACACTAATGCGTAATGATTGTAGACTTGCAACTTATGCTCAAATGTGGGAACTTGAATCACATTCTATACAAAGAAGCGTTTACTATTTGGTTTCAGTAGAAACACTTTCTCCctctcataaaatttgatatttttttggatgatgaatgcataattggtaaaataggaaaaaagtagcaataaaaaagtgattggaATATTAGAGAAGCATAGAGTCCTCATTACAAAGAAAAAATCTGCctacaacaaaaatgaaaagagtgcatatttatatgaaaCATATGAAATATACAAATCGATATGAGATAAACATTATTGTAGcgtatacaaaaaataaaaatgggcCTGCTCAATGGGCTAGCGACACTCCCCGTAGCACCACTCATTTGTATGTGTGCTCCGAGATAATGTGTGTCTTTGAACTTCCCGCTATTACTTTTTATAAGCTAgtagaattttgattttcctttttaatacTTCATCTGCCCCTTGTAGTTGAGTTGTGTTTCTTTTGGGCTATCTTActataattgagtcatttattttttagcaaaGAACAGTacactttttctctccatctctctactttattctatgttctggtttattttttctcttttattaatacaatttccttaaatctcgtatctaaaagaaatgtctctactACAGAGAAACGGTGAGAGTCTATTTTCCGTTCTGAAAGTtaataatatctatttttaaaaataaatactcatgTAAATATTCCCCATTTCTCATCACTCCATTCACACATCGTTACATCAAGATCATTTTCTAcctcaaattattaattattttttaaaactttgcCAAATTAGTGAATATAATCCCCGAAAACATGAATCACGCATAACGGATTAAATGGGTCAAATTaagtttaaaataaagttgataaTGAATACCACTTTAACTCTGTTTATGACCTTTATGCTTAAAAAGAGAGGGATAATACCATAAACAAACTAGAATTTGCTCTATTTTGTGTTCAATACTCAATAGGACTAAAGACCTCAATATTCTTGAATCTTTGTTGCCGTGAGACATTCGACGTatgagaaaaagagaaagtaatcaactttagtttggattc
This window contains:
- the LOC125204697 gene encoding uncharacterized protein LOC125204697 isoform X2 produces the protein MRPAMEYSRQQDDELEKVKKELLHYAMRRDWWQVLHTYKLNNQAPTAKITRSGDTVLHMAISDSDYHSLTVRRLLEFATKDALRMANDHGNTPLHVAAYLGNARVCRWIASARPHLIGERNKHGETPIFLAVAHGRKHAFLCMHTIMRRHGLGLGFCGKDDGRTILHSAISGGHSELAFQIIHMYPKLNRNDANGITPLHLLATKPSAFKSGTRMGILRTIVYHCLYIRKLQFHKDEDDLQQPLTFCAHIRSWLYSSQEKDTENPNNDRQRPPLEFDSKGGLDSDYVSFCAPIGECLSLIFHKFVTCLTLGMNNQIRMVIEEKRQHKWTVQIMKELVNRMSSYDFEIEVRSPPPSIKRDGDGGVFDISEVKLQDLEHQKSNIVQKDGDDKKRNGREEMSFSAASQQEVTIMVEKTNGNFGITIRDNEDKKGNKTLKQNPKKETPLLFATKHGIIEMVKYILGKYPLAVHNENVDGKNIVLLAVESRQPHIYNFLLKQKILTQTIFYKTDNDGNSALHLAAMLANRRNWLIPGPALQMQWEVKCLWRNQCLRNSLCHATKRGKHPGKCSPKTTKSWPRKLASGCTRRLSRAPSWLCSSPLWPSLPPALCPEASSPMAHPCLRNSPHSMFSPLLHWLRSASP
- the LOC125204697 gene encoding uncharacterized protein LOC125204697 isoform X1, with translation MRPAMEYSRQQDDELEKVKKELLHYAMRRDWWQVLHTYKLNNQAPTAKITRSGDTVLHMAISDSDYHSLTVRRLLEFATKDALRMANDHGNTPLHVAAYLGNARVCRWIASARPHLIGERNKHGETPIFLAVAHGRKHAFLCMHTIMRRHGLGLGFCGKDDGRTILHSAISGGHSELAFQIIHMYPKLNRNDANGITPLHLLATKPSAFKSGTRMGILRTIVYHCLYIRKLQFHKDEDDLQQPLTFCAHIRSWLYSSQEKDTENPNNDRQRPPLEFDSKGGLDSDYVSFCAPIGECLSLIFHKFVTCLTLGMNNQIRMVIEEKRQHKWTVQIMKELVNRMSSYDFEIEVRSPPPSIKRDGDGGVFDISEVKLQDLEHQKSNIVQKDGDDKKRNGREEMSFSAASQQEVTIMVEKTNGNFGITIRDNEDKKGNKTLKQNPKKETPLLFATKHGIIEMVKYILGKYPLAVHNENVDGKNIVLLAVESRQPHIYNFLLKQKILTQTIFYKTDNDGNSALHLAAMLANRRNWLIPGPALQMQWEVKWYEFVEKSMPAKFFVPCNQEGETPWEMFTENHKELAKEASEWLYKTSESCSVVAVLIATVAFTASSTVPGGIESNGTPVLKKQPAFNVFAIASLVALCFSIASVVMFMAFFTSRHREKDYGTNLPAKLLVELTSLLVSIAAVLVSFCAAHFFVIKDTFKYTAFSLYAATLFPVALYAFWQIPMYYELVKATARSTPQRVYEHD